In Agarivorans gilvus, one genomic interval encodes:
- a CDS encoding EamA family transporter, with protein MDVKSSLAALLVVFIWGLNFSVIKFGLEELPPIMFSGLRFLIVAVPAVFFVPFPRTSVWNVLGVGVFLGVLKFSFLFVAMRQDISAGLASLLLQAQVVFTILLSLLFFREKLTARQLVGAVIALAGFSFFFQDTGGNATSLGLLLVLSAALFWAISNLIMKRVANSNLLHFMVWASLVPPLPLFLVSYFFETKQPLALLMATTAQSWGALVYVSYISTLLAFSLWAWLLRHHQTAVVTPFALLIPIVGMLGSSILLGERLTQFEVFGGMLVLLGLAVLLLTPAVIVKLSRRIAHSRAEL; from the coding sequence ATGGATGTTAAAAGTAGCCTAGCGGCCTTGTTGGTGGTGTTTATTTGGGGTCTGAACTTTTCGGTGATTAAGTTTGGCCTTGAAGAGCTTCCGCCGATCATGTTTTCTGGTTTGCGGTTTTTAATTGTGGCAGTTCCTGCGGTGTTTTTTGTTCCTTTTCCTCGTACCTCGGTTTGGAATGTACTTGGGGTGGGGGTATTCCTTGGGGTGCTTAAATTTAGTTTTTTGTTTGTGGCCATGCGTCAAGATATTTCGGCCGGTTTAGCGTCCTTACTACTACAAGCCCAGGTGGTATTTACCATATTACTTAGCCTGTTATTTTTTAGAGAGAAACTCACTGCTAGGCAGCTTGTGGGTGCTGTTATCGCGCTTGCTGGCTTTAGCTTTTTCTTCCAAGATACCGGCGGTAACGCCACGAGTTTAGGTCTGTTATTGGTACTTAGCGCGGCCCTGTTCTGGGCTATTTCCAACTTGATCATGAAAAGGGTAGCCAATAGTAACTTGCTGCACTTTATGGTGTGGGCCAGCTTAGTGCCGCCGCTGCCACTGTTTTTAGTGTCTTACTTTTTTGAAACTAAGCAGCCGCTGGCGCTGTTAATGGCTACCACGGCGCAGTCTTGGGGCGCACTGGTGTATGTGAGTTATATCTCTACCTTGCTAGCCTTTTCGCTGTGGGCGTGGTTATTACGTCATCATCAAACGGCGGTGGTAACGCCTTTTGCCTTGTTAATCCCCATTGTAGGCATGCTTGGTTCAAGTATTTTGTTGGGTGAACGCCTGACTCAGTTTGAAGTGTTTGGCGGCATGTTGGTATTGCTGGGATTAGCAGTATTGCTCCTGACTCCCGCCGTTATTGTAAAGCTAAGCCGTCGCATCGCGCATAGTAGAGCCGAGTTGTAG